One Bacteriovorax sp. PP10 DNA window includes the following coding sequences:
- a CDS encoding FecR family protein produces the protein MQKILYISFLLGTLNAYAFDFKIESLRGEVKLEKTGDLLKVNDELRTDDVINTSEKSFVKIIYANSGRISLGPNSSIKLIKAKAQKISTLALLRGQLRANFDKKDNKDYKFLIKTKSAALGIRGTDFHIIYNPDNNVSTVLTYEGKVEFAENTSNDLMSEKEFEKHDKISIPPGYISGVFYNAAKASPPIKISPLQFALLDANQELKEGSGQKIIRPKESKSIESENDLSKKDNNLVPTPKNFLNDEYFEDQARGNITIKSGGYLDLKTGIYIHPPEDSEYDAQNDLYYPPVEFGGIDEESGEYVAPPGLILHPLKGFMFTTDVLQKGFHNVTSTLNSGITPVANAMTNVGEKTYNTIKDSATMLRENTGFVGSTVGKGADLVGSGVNVAEDTSSLLLNKTADLLNYTVHDIFLTKIKEAKDSVPLVNYLKIKFNQSFDFGHINTDKYNMYDRNIVRQDTVVSETNLNFKVQKNFYTNFFVRPHFALRNLNYIGSNIYLKSFDQITYYVGSDFGYSSSSKEMKYQTFVSIEKGKRRQAQEFQDDFTTQEDSWRFGFTKLILGQKTFATTLDYHYETYHSAFDDDGTRHQIEISEIVSINDTRLVKLSVDWNKIFQDRYGATTNWSTKLNFFMTTLKWNMNYDIWGGLRFLSNTGTIAKRDSEENYFLGASLTKTFASSFSVLFKYEILKQDSPDAKFKYLSQNFSSGINYIF, from the coding sequence ATGCAAAAAATTTTATATATCAGCTTCCTTCTTGGAACACTTAACGCTTATGCTTTTGACTTTAAAATTGAGTCTTTGAGGGGCGAAGTTAAGCTAGAAAAAACCGGTGATCTTCTCAAAGTTAACGATGAACTCCGCACAGATGATGTCATCAATACTTCAGAAAAAAGCTTTGTGAAAATCATCTATGCCAATAGTGGTAGAATTTCATTAGGCCCTAATTCTTCAATCAAGCTCATAAAAGCAAAAGCTCAAAAAATCTCAACACTCGCTTTATTAAGAGGGCAATTAAGGGCCAATTTTGATAAAAAAGATAATAAGGATTACAAATTTCTTATTAAGACCAAATCGGCCGCTTTGGGAATTCGCGGGACAGATTTTCACATCATCTATAATCCTGACAATAATGTTTCAACCGTTCTTACCTATGAAGGTAAAGTTGAATTTGCCGAAAATACTTCAAATGACTTAATGTCTGAGAAAGAATTTGAAAAGCATGACAAGATAAGCATTCCTCCTGGATACATCTCCGGTGTTTTTTATAACGCTGCCAAAGCTTCACCCCCTATTAAAATTTCGCCGCTTCAGTTTGCACTATTAGATGCTAACCAGGAATTGAAAGAGGGTTCGGGCCAAAAGATTATCAGACCAAAAGAATCTAAATCAATCGAATCTGAAAACGACTTATCAAAAAAAGATAACAACCTCGTTCCAACTCCCAAGAATTTTCTTAACGACGAGTATTTTGAAGACCAGGCCAGAGGAAATATCACGATTAAAAGTGGTGGTTACCTCGATTTAAAAACCGGGATCTATATTCATCCGCCGGAAGACAGTGAGTACGATGCTCAAAATGATCTGTACTATCCTCCTGTCGAATTTGGAGGGATTGATGAAGAATCTGGTGAGTACGTGGCACCTCCAGGATTAATTCTCCATCCACTAAAAGGTTTCATGTTCACAACGGATGTACTGCAAAAAGGTTTTCATAATGTGACCTCTACTCTTAACAGTGGGATCACTCCTGTTGCAAACGCTATGACAAATGTAGGAGAGAAAACTTACAACACCATTAAAGACTCGGCGACAATGCTTCGTGAGAATACAGGGTTTGTTGGATCGACAGTTGGGAAAGGTGCTGACTTGGTTGGTTCAGGAGTTAACGTGGCGGAAGACACTTCGTCTCTACTTCTTAACAAAACGGCCGATTTATTAAACTATACTGTTCATGATATTTTCTTAACTAAAATCAAAGAAGCAAAAGACAGTGTTCCTTTAGTTAATTATCTAAAAATTAAATTCAATCAAAGTTTTGATTTCGGCCACATCAATACTGATAAGTATAATATGTATGACCGAAATATTGTACGACAGGACACTGTTGTCTCTGAAACGAACCTGAATTTTAAAGTTCAAAAGAATTTCTACACGAACTTTTTTGTACGTCCCCACTTCGCACTTCGAAACCTCAACTACATCGGTAGCAATATTTATTTGAAATCTTTTGATCAAATTACTTATTACGTTGGTTCAGACTTTGGATATAGTTCATCTTCCAAAGAAATGAAGTACCAGACATTTGTCAGTATCGAAAAAGGTAAAAGAAGACAGGCACAAGAGTTTCAGGACGATTTTACGACCCAAGAAGACTCGTGGAGATTTGGTTTTACAAAACTCATTCTGGGACAAAAAACATTTGCAACCACTCTCGACTATCACTATGAAACTTATCACAGCGCTTTTGATGACGACGGGACAAGACATCAGATAGAGATTTCTGAAATCGTTTCCATTAATGATACGCGCCTGGTGAAACTTTCAGTAGACTGGAACAAAATTTTCCAAGACCGTTATGGTGCGACGACAAATTGGTCAACGAAGTTAAATTTCTTCATGACAACTCTTAAGTGGAATATGAATTATGATATCTGGGGTGGACTTCGTTTCCTAAGCAACACAGGGACGATTGCCAAGAGAGATAGCGAAGAGAATTATTTCCTGGGTGCTTCGCTTACTAAAACGTTTGCGAGTAGTTTTTCGGTATTGTTTAAATATGAGATCTTGAAGCAAGACTCTCCTGATGCGAAGTTTAAGTATCTTTCTCAGAATTTTTCGTCTGGAATTAATTATATTTTTTAA
- a CDS encoding methylated-DNA--[protein]-cysteine S-methyltransferase, producing the protein MKLFFKEINSPVGKLKLVATDEALVAILWEKEKLGRVRLDKMGISDKHPILLKTENQLKEYFTGKRKVFDLPLNPMGTSFQQMVWNELRQIPFGETRSYGELATKMGSPKASRAVGAANGKNPISIVVPCHRVIGKNGKLTGFAGGLRSKELLLDLEAKSMR; encoded by the coding sequence ATGAAACTATTTTTTAAAGAAATCAATTCTCCCGTCGGAAAATTAAAACTAGTTGCAACTGATGAAGCGCTTGTTGCGATTTTATGGGAAAAAGAAAAGTTAGGTAGAGTACGTTTAGATAAAATGGGAATCTCGGATAAACACCCCATTCTGCTAAAAACAGAAAACCAATTAAAAGAATATTTTACCGGAAAAAGGAAAGTATTTGATTTGCCTTTAAATCCAATGGGAACTTCTTTTCAACAAATGGTTTGGAATGAACTTCGTCAAATTCCATTTGGTGAAACTCGTAGCTATGGTGAATTGGCGACAAAAATGGGATCACCAAAAGCTTCACGTGCCGTCGGCGCAGCAAATGGAAAAAACCCTATCTCTATAGTTGTTCCATGCCATCGAGTCATTGGAAAAAATGGAAAGCTGACAGGTTTTGCTGGCGGACTTAGAAGTAAAGAATTACTACTTGATCTTGAGGCCAAATCAATGAGGTAA
- a CDS encoding alpha/beta family hydrolase, translating to METIFEDRRQAGKKLASRIRLTEEERLNTIVLALPRGGVPVAYEVARALNCPLDVLIVRKIGHPHNDEYGIGAMTEDGSYWLNPEASVSHIPTETIDSIIRKEKKELERRIKKYRDHPLPSLTGKNVILVDDGLATGVTAKVAARFVRSQMPDKIILAVPVCASDSAKKIRQELDQLICVNETKYFLGVGMFYKKFDQTTDEEVMELLSRSRGTQSLEIEIPNEGGIKTKGTLTVPDHAKAMVIFAHGSGSSRFSPRNQEVANVLNKAGIATLLFDLLTEDEARDRHNVFDIPFLGIRLISATKWIRHQEFAKNLAIGYFGASTGGAAALWAAGETNSNIAAVVSRGGRPDLAMDRLPQVSAPTLLIVGEEDKDVIKLNKLAFTELKNAKISLIPHATHLFEEPGTLEQVSMEATEWFLKYCVGEVSEEVTEEYIPPEFSNVLPFKRYVDPKRYER from the coding sequence ATGGAAACGATTTTTGAAGACAGACGACAGGCCGGAAAAAAGCTTGCCTCACGAATTAGATTAACCGAGGAAGAAAGATTAAATACAATTGTGCTGGCATTACCACGAGGCGGTGTTCCTGTGGCCTATGAAGTAGCACGTGCTCTTAATTGCCCTTTAGACGTTTTGATCGTACGGAAAATTGGTCACCCTCATAATGATGAATATGGTATAGGTGCCATGACAGAAGATGGTTCTTATTGGTTAAATCCAGAAGCGTCGGTGAGCCATATTCCGACAGAAACAATTGACTCGATTATCAGGAAAGAAAAAAAAGAACTTGAACGCAGAATAAAGAAGTATAGAGATCATCCGCTTCCTTCGCTCACTGGGAAAAATGTTATTTTAGTTGATGACGGTCTCGCGACAGGAGTGACAGCAAAAGTCGCTGCACGATTTGTAAGATCTCAAATGCCTGACAAGATCATCCTCGCAGTGCCTGTGTGCGCTTCTGACTCTGCAAAAAAAATACGCCAGGAACTCGATCAGCTTATTTGTGTGAATGAGACGAAGTATTTTTTAGGTGTAGGTATGTTTTATAAAAAATTTGATCAAACTACTGATGAGGAAGTTATGGAACTTTTATCAAGAAGCAGAGGTACGCAATCTCTTGAAATTGAAATTCCCAATGAAGGCGGAATTAAAACTAAAGGAACACTCACTGTTCCAGATCATGCGAAGGCCATGGTGATCTTTGCTCACGGAAGTGGCAGCAGTCGATTTAGTCCAAGAAATCAGGAAGTAGCAAATGTCTTAAATAAGGCCGGCATTGCGACACTGTTATTTGATTTACTAACTGAAGATGAGGCCCGTGATCGACATAATGTTTTTGATATTCCTTTTCTTGGAATCAGACTTATTTCAGCGACAAAGTGGATTAGGCATCAGGAATTTGCTAAGAATTTAGCGATAGGATATTTTGGTGCAAGTACCGGAGGAGCTGCTGCACTTTGGGCAGCAGGAGAAACGAATAGTAATATTGCGGCGGTTGTTTCTCGTGGTGGAAGACCTGACTTAGCGATGGATAGACTGCCTCAAGTTAGTGCACCGACATTATTAATTGTTGGAGAAGAAGATAAGGATGTTATTAAACTTAATAAACTCGCATTTACTGAATTAAAGAACGCTAAGATCTCACTTATTCCACATGCGACTCATTTATTTGAAGAGCCTGGGACATTAGAGCAGGTTTCGATGGAAGCGACAGAGTGGTTCCTTAAATACTGTGTAGGTGAAGTGAGTGAAGAAGTTACAGAAGAGTATATTCCACCAGAATTTAGTAATGTGCTTCCTTTTAAGAGATATGTAGATCCGAAAAGATATGAACGTTAG
- a CDS encoding P-loop NTPase family protein, translated as MNKINVIGTSGSGKSTFCKKLAATLDFPHIEMDKIFWGPNWKWPSDDEFFGNLKQALEKTNWILDGNYTRTVPIKWESVDVVIWLDYSFFRTLFQAIKRAAHRAWTKEELWEGTGNRESFRKSFFSKESIIWWTITTHGQVRKKYESYLTNPKFSHIKFVRLKSHKDAEAFLRALS; from the coding sequence ATGAATAAAATAAACGTCATTGGCACAAGTGGTTCTGGTAAATCTACTTTCTGTAAAAAGCTTGCGGCCACTTTAGACTTCCCTCATATCGAAATGGATAAAATTTTCTGGGGACCAAACTGGAAATGGCCTAGTGATGATGAGTTCTTTGGGAATTTAAAACAGGCCCTAGAAAAAACCAACTGGATTCTCGATGGAAATTACACTCGTACTGTTCCTATAAAATGGGAGAGTGTCGATGTGGTAATCTGGCTTGATTATTCTTTTTTTCGTACTTTATTTCAGGCCATTAAAAGAGCTGCTCACAGAGCATGGACTAAGGAAGAGCTTTGGGAAGGGACGGGAAATCGTGAATCATTCCGTAAAAGTTTTTTCAGCAAGGAGTCTATCATTTGGTGGACTATTACGACTCATGGGCAGGTTCGTAAGAAATATGAAAGCTACCTGACTAATCCAAAATTCTCACACATAAAGTTTGTCCGTCTAAAAAGTCATAAAGATGCCGAAGCATTTTTAAGAGCACTCTCTTAA
- a CDS encoding aldehyde dehydrogenase family protein: MSVKIPTEVINCQNFVNGQFKNATGAKVEIVSPINGKKIGEMNSTTKSEVDAACESANAAQKLWAEVPMKERTKVMFNFRNILMRDFDEIAHLKSSESGKCFEEGKAGLMKGLEVLEYAIALQNMDLGGRTEVSRGVSCEYRREPVGVVANITPFNFPAMVPMWTIPIALTLGNAYIWKPSEKTPLTSIKIAAALKEAGLPDGLFQVLQGGRETVEGIIDNKNVKAIGFVGSTKIAKTVYERGTQLGKRVLALGGAKNHIVLLPDATPDLAGVGISDSFTGCAGQRCMAASVLLAVGDVDQHIKKIIERASSLTLGKDMGAIITKAQVEFLNGAITRAEAAGAKVLLDGRKAKAPAGFEEGNWIGPTVLDHVQPGSEAAGVELFGPIISIVRCKDISEAMKVENSVEYGNACSVFTQNGALAEKVIRMASAGMVGVNVGVPVPREPFSFGGINSSKFGHGDITGQHSLDFWSNIKKVTVKWEKQNDNNWMS, encoded by the coding sequence ATGAGCGTTAAAATCCCAACAGAAGTAATTAACTGCCAGAACTTTGTTAATGGTCAGTTTAAGAATGCAACAGGTGCAAAAGTCGAAATCGTAAGCCCAATCAATGGCAAAAAAATCGGTGAGATGAATAGCACAACTAAAAGTGAAGTCGATGCTGCTTGTGAATCAGCAAATGCTGCTCAAAAATTATGGGCAGAAGTTCCGATGAAAGAACGTACGAAAGTCATGTTTAATTTCAGAAATATTCTTATGCGTGACTTTGATGAGATTGCTCATTTAAAAAGTTCAGAGTCTGGAAAGTGTTTCGAAGAAGGAAAAGCAGGCCTTATGAAAGGACTTGAAGTTCTTGAATACGCCATCGCTCTTCAGAATATGGACCTGGGTGGAAGAACTGAAGTGTCTCGCGGTGTAAGCTGTGAGTATAGACGTGAGCCAGTTGGTGTTGTCGCTAACATCACTCCTTTCAACTTTCCGGCAATGGTTCCTATGTGGACTATTCCTATTGCTCTGACTCTAGGAAACGCTTACATCTGGAAGCCATCTGAGAAAACTCCATTAACATCAATTAAGATTGCAGCAGCTCTAAAAGAAGCTGGTCTTCCGGATGGATTGTTTCAAGTTCTTCAAGGTGGACGTGAAACAGTTGAAGGAATTATCGATAACAAAAATGTTAAGGCGATTGGATTTGTTGGTTCAACGAAAATTGCTAAAACTGTGTACGAGCGTGGAACTCAACTAGGTAAGCGAGTGCTTGCATTAGGTGGAGCAAAAAACCATATCGTTCTTCTTCCTGATGCAACTCCAGATCTTGCTGGTGTTGGTATCAGTGATTCATTCACTGGGTGTGCAGGACAACGTTGTATGGCAGCTTCAGTGTTATTAGCTGTTGGAGATGTTGATCAGCACATTAAAAAAATTATTGAACGCGCTAGTTCTTTGACACTTGGAAAAGATATGGGAGCGATCATTACGAAAGCTCAGGTTGAATTCCTAAATGGTGCTATCACGAGAGCAGAAGCTGCAGGCGCAAAAGTATTACTTGATGGTAGAAAGGCGAAAGCTCCAGCTGGATTCGAAGAAGGAAACTGGATTGGACCAACTGTTCTTGATCATGTTCAACCAGGTAGTGAAGCTGCTGGAGTTGAGTTATTTGGGCCGATCATCAGTATCGTAAGATGCAAAGATATTTCAGAAGCAATGAAAGTTGAAAATAGTGTTGAATACGGGAACGCATGTTCTGTGTTTACACAAAATGGAGCTCTTGCTGAAAAGGTTATCAGAATGGCAAGTGCAGGAATGGTAGGAGTGAACGTTGGAGTTCCAGTTCCTCGTGAACCATTCTCATTCGGTGGGATTAATTCTTCGAAATTTGGTCATGGAGACATCACTGGTCAACATTCACTGGATTTCTGGAGCAACATTAAAAAAGTAACAGTTAAATGGGAAAAACAAAACGACAACAATTGGATGTCGTAA
- a CDS encoding GTP cyclohydrolase II gives MQDTTEKKFKRSAHVVLTSHSKQLYKSSLTVNWGAKTPAERSPVIGSLTDIKERNAIGTHSGSYSVYRALSIAQGSYDTNHRPDLHNTESPVKIGPYASWSDPDKMVSIDPWGLDVQINFKKLYDEGYDIRPTISVTQAHLQLPEIHMAIAAGRLKIDGKIVKENMDVKVTKVALEPVWYLPGIAKRLGVDEGELRKILFQETGGMFPELVTRPDLKVMLPPIGSTTVYIFGNPQDLANPAIELTCRVHDECNGSDVFGSDICTCRPYLTYGIEDAARTAQRGGVGIIAYYRKEGRALGEVTKFLVYNARKRQEGGDSAATYFRRTECVAGVEDARFQELMPDILQFFGITKIHNLHSMSNMKYNAIVKSGIEVVNRISIPPELIPQDAQVEIEAKKAAGYFTNEEVKKGEDLEKVKGRPIDE, from the coding sequence ATGCAAGACACTACTGAAAAGAAATTCAAGAGATCAGCACACGTTGTACTAACATCACACTCAAAACAACTTTATAAAAGTAGTTTGACTGTAAACTGGGGAGCAAAAACTCCTGCAGAAAGAAGCCCGGTTATCGGGTCTCTTACTGATATTAAAGAAAGGAACGCGATCGGTACTCACAGCGGAAGTTATTCTGTTTACCGTGCGCTTTCAATTGCTCAAGGTTCATACGATACAAATCACAGACCTGATTTGCACAATACAGAAAGTCCGGTAAAAATCGGGCCGTACGCTTCGTGGTCAGATCCAGACAAGATGGTATCAATCGATCCATGGGGACTTGATGTTCAGATCAATTTTAAAAAGCTTTACGATGAAGGCTACGATATTCGTCCGACAATTTCGGTGACTCAAGCTCACTTACAATTGCCAGAGATTCATATGGCCATCGCTGCTGGAAGATTAAAAATCGACGGTAAAATTGTAAAAGAAAATATGGACGTAAAGGTAACGAAAGTTGCCCTTGAACCAGTTTGGTACTTACCAGGGATCGCAAAACGCTTAGGTGTTGATGAAGGCGAACTTAGAAAGATTCTTTTCCAGGAAACTGGAGGAATGTTCCCTGAGCTTGTGACTCGTCCGGATTTAAAAGTTATGTTGCCACCTATTGGAAGCACGACTGTTTATATTTTTGGTAACCCACAAGACTTAGCTAATCCTGCTATCGAACTTACTTGTCGCGTACACGATGAATGTAATGGATCTGACGTATTTGGTTCAGACATTTGTACATGTAGACCTTACTTAACTTACGGTATCGAAGATGCTGCTCGTACTGCTCAACGTGGTGGTGTTGGTATTATCGCTTACTACCGAAAAGAAGGACGTGCTCTTGGTGAAGTAACGAAATTCTTAGTTTACAACGCTCGTAAACGTCAGGAAGGCGGAGACTCTGCTGCGACTTATTTCCGTCGTACAGAATGTGTTGCCGGAGTTGAAGATGCTCGCTTCCAGGAATTGATGCCGGATATTTTACAATTTTTTGGAATCACAAAAATTCACAACCTGCACTCAATGAGTAACATGAAATACAATGCCATCGTAAAAAGTGGAATTGAAGTTGTGAATAGAATTTCTATTCCACCTGAATTGATTCCTCAAGATGCTCAAGTTGAAATCGAAGCAAAAAAGGCCGCTGGTTACTTCACGAATGAAGAAGTTAAAAAAGGCGAGGATCTAGAAAAAGTTAAAGGGAGACCAATTGATGAATAA
- a CDS encoding URC4/urg3 family protein has translation MNKTTNYTEKDLDFLLSPAAVRQSAEAIFEMAQSGKTHFQYHPEKFDEVVDYVIDVINENYPTHEIPFHSRWGHFKAGGINRADFLNEKIKNRDAMEQARIKLDFVITAVLLDAGAGAAWNYNEKSSGKTFNRSEGLGVASFYLFMDGAMSEDGSLKATAQGLQNLTAEKLKEVFQVTETNPLVGVEGRLSLLKNLGKTVAEKKELFPLGRPGSIVDYLDLRYGKTITGPQLLRAVLDGLGEIWPGRVKVAGVNLGDAWLYDKVPGGLAVFHKLSQWMTYSLIEPLLDAGFTVTDLDKLTGLAEYRNGGVLLDRDLITLRDPKLAEQSHRPDSELIIEWRGLTVALLDRIGAQVQKKLNKSPSDFPLAKVLEGGTWWAGRKAAKAKRADSSPPLTIESDGTVF, from the coding sequence ATGAATAAGACAACGAATTATACAGAAAAGGATTTAGACTTCCTTTTATCTCCAGCAGCTGTTCGCCAAAGTGCTGAAGCTATTTTTGAAATGGCACAATCTGGAAAAACTCATTTTCAATATCATCCAGAGAAGTTTGATGAAGTTGTTGATTACGTTATTGACGTGATTAATGAAAATTACCCAACTCATGAAATCCCGTTCCATTCGAGATGGGGACATTTCAAAGCTGGTGGAATCAATCGCGCTGATTTTTTAAATGAAAAAATTAAAAATCGTGATGCAATGGAGCAAGCAAGAATAAAACTTGATTTTGTTATCACTGCTGTACTTCTTGATGCTGGCGCTGGAGCAGCGTGGAACTACAATGAAAAATCATCTGGAAAAACTTTTAACCGTTCTGAAGGTTTAGGAGTTGCAAGCTTCTACCTATTCATGGACGGGGCAATGTCAGAAGATGGATCTCTTAAAGCAACAGCACAAGGTTTACAAAACTTAACTGCAGAAAAGTTAAAAGAAGTTTTCCAGGTAACAGAAACAAATCCTCTTGTTGGAGTTGAAGGGCGTTTATCTCTTCTTAAAAACTTAGGTAAGACTGTTGCTGAGAAAAAAGAATTATTCCCTCTAGGAAGACCAGGAAGCATCGTTGATTATCTTGATCTTCGTTATGGAAAAACGATTACTGGTCCACAACTTCTTAGAGCTGTTCTTGATGGTTTAGGAGAAATCTGGCCAGGAAGAGTTAAGGTTGCAGGAGTGAATCTAGGAGATGCTTGGTTGTACGATAAAGTTCCAGGTGGACTTGCAGTATTCCATAAACTTTCTCAATGGATGACTTACTCTTTAATCGAGCCCTTACTAGACGCTGGTTTCACTGTAACTGATCTTGATAAATTAACAGGCCTTGCTGAATACAGAAATGGTGGAGTGTTACTTGATAGAGATCTTATTACACTTCGCGATCCAAAATTAGCAGAACAAAGCCACAGACCAGACTCTGAGTTAATCATTGAATGGCGTGGTCTTACAGTTGCTTTATTAGATCGTATTGGTGCTCAAGTTCAAAAGAAATTGAATAAAAGTCCAAGCGATTTCCCACTAGCAAAAGTACTTGAAGGTGGAACTTGGTGGGCCGGAAGAAAAGCAGCAAAAGCAAAACGCGCTGACAGTTCTCCGCCACTAACAATCGAAAGTGATGGAACAGTATTTTAA
- the upp gene encoding uracil phosphoribosyltransferase, with protein sequence MTGKVTVIKHPLLKHKLGHLRDKHTNSNDFREITKEISKILAYEAMREWDQMETVSIETPIAKTTTERIKNPPVVVSVLRAGNGMLDAVLSMIPISSAGFIGIYRDKFINNTVEYYFKMPENIKGKEILLCDPLLATADTIIAAVDRLKQYEVGKIKVLCMIASKSGLERLHYFHPDVEVLTLNVEEEMNESGYLVPGLGDAGDRLFQTK encoded by the coding sequence ATGACAGGTAAAGTGACAGTAATTAAGCATCCACTTCTTAAACACAAGTTGGGGCATTTAAGAGATAAGCACACAAACTCAAATGACTTTAGAGAAATCACAAAAGAGATCTCTAAAATCTTAGCTTATGAAGCGATGAGAGAGTGGGATCAAATGGAAACGGTTTCTATTGAAACTCCGATTGCTAAAACGACAACTGAAAGGATTAAGAATCCACCAGTGGTTGTTTCTGTATTAAGAGCTGGAAATGGAATGTTAGACGCCGTTCTTTCAATGATTCCTATTTCAAGTGCAGGGTTCATCGGGATTTATAGAGATAAGTTTATTAACAACACTGTTGAGTACTATTTCAAAATGCCTGAGAACATCAAAGGAAAAGAAATTCTTCTTTGTGATCCACTACTGGCAACTGCAGATACGATTATTGCAGCAGTAGACCGTTTAAAGCAGTACGAAGTAGGAAAGATTAAGGTTCTATGCATGATTGCAAGCAAGTCAGGACTAGAGCGCCTACATTATTTCCACCCGGATGTTGAAGTTTTAACTTTAAATGTTGAAGAGGAAATGAACGAGTCTGGCTATTTGGTGCCGGGACTTGGAGATGCTGGGGATCGCTTGTTTCAAACTAAATAA
- the udk gene encoding uridine kinase has product MVAPYVIGVAGGSGSGKTFFARELQKILGDELCTIIYQDNYYIDQSHRFDGDGGSVNFDHPDSLDFGLLAQGLGELKKGNSIKVPLYEFSNHTRKKETIDCHPKKIILVDGILILDSSVVRAQLDEAVFFDTPEELRFERRLDRDVNERGRTADGVRKQFELQVKPMHNQFVEPSKAFAQTIVKDFGDYHEAIEFFTRKLT; this is encoded by the coding sequence ATGGTTGCACCTTATGTAATTGGCGTCGCTGGTGGGAGTGGATCGGGTAAAACTTTTTTTGCTCGTGAACTGCAGAAAATTCTCGGCGACGAGCTTTGCACGATTATTTATCAGGATAATTACTATATTGATCAGTCTCATCGTTTTGACGGTGATGGTGGATCAGTGAATTTTGATCATCCTGATAGTCTGGACTTTGGTTTGCTGGCCCAAGGGCTTGGTGAATTGAAGAAAGGGAATTCGATTAAGGTGCCTTTGTATGAGTTTTCGAATCATACGAGAAAGAAAGAAACGATTGACTGTCATCCTAAGAAGATTATTCTGGTGGATGGTATTTTGATCCTGGATTCAAGTGTAGTGAGAGCGCAGCTGGATGAAGCTGTGTTTTTTGATACACCGGAAGAGTTGCGATTTGAGCGCAGGCTGGATCGTGACGTGAATGAAAGAGGAAGAACTGCTGATGGAGTTAGAAAGCAGTTTGAGTTGCAAGTGAAGCCAATGCATAACCAATTTGTGGAACCGTCGAAGGCCTTTGCGCAGACGATTGTGAAGGATTTTGGGGATTACCATGAGGCGATTGAGTTTTTCACAAGGAAACTTACCTAA
- a CDS encoding transporter substrate-binding domain-containing protein, protein MKKNQILILTLILFSLSLKADEVSVAFGEKLPPFVMPELNSGIEVDIVREALAVKGHVLKAVYMPMARIPIAFKNHKVDVVMMDVGVDMDLLGGYYGNPPVLYDNVFITLRKKKIVIKRPEDLIGLRINSFIGAQKRYPLWLGKLSADHYIEKNDQSSQPMLLSLDRFDVILCDRNIFKYYSIESQKKSRFKNFEVEEHSFVTVNPQDYRPVFYNKKIRDDFNLGLKSLTKSGRIKAIYDSYLKKI, encoded by the coding sequence ATGAAAAAGAATCAAATTCTAATATTAACATTAATTCTATTTTCCTTGAGTCTAAAGGCCGATGAAGTCAGTGTCGCTTTTGGAGAAAAACTTCCACCATTTGTTATGCCTGAATTGAATTCAGGAATTGAAGTCGATATAGTTCGAGAAGCACTTGCAGTCAAAGGCCATGTTTTAAAGGCCGTCTATATGCCAATGGCACGCATTCCAATCGCTTTTAAAAATCATAAAGTTGATGTTGTCATGATGGACGTGGGAGTAGACATGGATCTTTTAGGTGGTTATTACGGAAATCCACCTGTCTTATATGATAACGTTTTTATCACTCTTAGAAAAAAGAAAATAGTTATTAAAAGGCCAGAAGATTTAATCGGCCTTCGAATTAATAGTTTTATTGGTGCACAGAAGAGATACCCTCTCTGGTTGGGGAAATTGAGTGCTGATCACTATATTGAAAAAAATGATCAGTCTTCTCAACCGATGCTTTTAAGTTTAGATCGATTCGATGTTATTTTATGTGATCGCAATATTTTCAAATATTATTCAATAGAATCACAAAAAAAATCTCGGTTTAAAAATTTTGAGGTTGAAGAACATTCTTTTGTTACTGTTAATCCTCAAGATTACCGTCCTGTTTTTTATAATAAAAAAATTCGAGATGATTTTAATTTGGGACTTAAGTCTTTAACTAAAAGTGGCCGCATAAAAGCTATCTACGACAGTTACTTGAAGAAAATTTAA